The Aureispira anguillae genome contains a region encoding:
- a CDS encoding RNA polymerase sigma factor has translation MSSNFYTLYIDPYSAIIIKICRTYTNTQEDFEDYYQEVCLQIWRSRANFKQQSEWSTWIYRISLNVCLTLFKKDKKNKTSVATLPIPTEIDEEPTYSDEALNQLNRAIKQLSEIDRAVILLYLEGKAYKEIAEILSTNTNNIGVRIQRIKKRLKKILTNER, from the coding sequence GTGAGTAGCAATTTTTATACCTTATACATCGACCCTTATTCGGCAATTATTATAAAAATATGTCGAACGTACACCAATACCCAAGAAGATTTTGAGGACTATTACCAAGAAGTCTGTCTACAAATTTGGCGCAGTAGAGCAAATTTTAAACAGCAATCTGAATGGTCAACTTGGATTTACCGAATTTCTTTGAATGTCTGTTTGACCTTATTTAAGAAAGACAAAAAGAATAAAACTTCTGTTGCTACATTACCGATTCCTACCGAAATAGATGAAGAACCGACTTATTCTGATGAAGCACTCAATCAATTAAATCGGGCCATCAAACAACTATCAGAGATAGACCGAGCAGTAATATTGCTTTATTTGGAGGGAAAGGCATACAAAGAAATTGCAGAGATTCTTAGTACAAATACCAATAATATTGGGGTTCGAATTCAACGAATCAAAAAGAGACTAAAAAAAATATTAACCAATGAACGATAG